The following are from one region of the Stanieria sp. NIES-3757 genome:
- a CDS encoding nitrilase/cyanide hydratase and apolipoprotein N-acyltransferase, with amino-acid sequence MKPYLAAAIQMTSKPDLEKNLIEAEELIELAVRKGAELVGLPENFAFLGQEADKLAQATVIAQRTEKFLKTMAQRFQITILGGGFPVPVVGDASKAYNTALLVNPSGQEQVRYQKIHLFDVDVPDGNTYRESSTVMAGINLPSIYHSEDLGNIGISICYDVRFPELYRHLSNKGADILFIPAAFTAFTGKDHWQVLLQARAIENTCYVIAPAQTGNHYERRYTHGHAMIIDPWGVILADAGNQPGVAIAEINPERLQQVRQQMPSLQHRVFV; translated from the coding sequence ATGAAACCATATCTCGCTGCTGCTATTCAAATGACTAGTAAACCCGATCTAGAAAAAAATCTAATCGAGGCTGAAGAACTAATTGAACTAGCTGTGCGTAAAGGCGCAGAATTAGTAGGATTACCAGAAAATTTTGCTTTTTTGGGTCAAGAAGCCGATAAACTAGCTCAGGCAACTGTCATAGCTCAAAGAACTGAGAAATTTCTCAAAACTATGGCACAAAGGTTTCAAATTACCATTTTAGGCGGTGGGTTTCCTGTTCCAGTAGTAGGAGATGCTTCTAAAGCTTATAATACTGCTCTGTTAGTTAACCCTAGTGGACAAGAACAAGTTCGCTACCAAAAAATCCATCTGTTTGATGTTGACGTACCTGATGGTAATACCTATCGCGAGTCTAGTACGGTGATGGCAGGTATTAATTTACCTTCTATTTATCATTCTGAAGATTTAGGAAACATTGGTATATCTATTTGTTATGATGTCCGTTTTCCTGAACTCTATCGCCATTTATCAAACAAAGGGGCGGATATTCTGTTTATTCCCGCTGCTTTTACTGCCTTTACTGGTAAAGATCACTGGCAAGTCTTGTTACAAGCTAGAGCGATCGAAAATACTTGTTATGTGATTGCACCTGCTCAAACTGGGAACCATTATGAGCGACGTTATACTCACGGTCATGCTATGATTATTGACCCTTGGGGTGTCATTTTAGCTGATGCGGGAAATCAACCAGGAGTAGCGATCGCAGAAATTAATCCTGAAAGATTACAACAAGTACGCCAGCAAATGCCTTCTTTACAACATCGAGTATTTGTTTAA
- a CDS encoding cytidine deaminase, giving the protein MNNSSSFQLTATQQSQLIALAKDTMLKAYAPYSQFRVGAAILTEQDKIFTGCNVENVSYGLSICAERNAIAAAVASEGGNVFKLKAIAIVNDRDIRCSPCGACRQVILEFGKDAVVIFQGENSYESTTATQLLPAGFSF; this is encoded by the coding sequence ATGAATAATTCCTCAAGCTTTCAACTTACTGCTACCCAACAAAGCCAATTAATTGCTTTAGCTAAAGATACAATGCTTAAAGCTTATGCCCCTTACTCTCAATTTCGAGTTGGAGCAGCCATATTAACCGAGCAAGATAAGATTTTTACTGGTTGCAATGTTGAAAACGTTTCCTACGGATTGAGTATTTGTGCTGAAAGAAATGCTATTGCTGCTGCGGTTGCTAGTGAAGGAGGTAATGTATTTAAACTCAAAGCGATCGCAATTGTTAATGATCGAGATATTCGATGTTCTCCGTGTGGTGCTTGTCGTCAAGTTATTTTAGAGTTTGGTAAAGATGCGGTAGTGATTTTTCAGGGAGAAAATTCTTACGAAAGTACAACAGCTACTCAACTTTTACCCGCAGGATTTTCTTTTTGA
- a CDS encoding hypothetical protein (conserved hypothetical protein): MNKISLFVLLGILAISLESCSLFGSKSGEDTASNNPSNSTTNPQANPTQATSTESANSAESTEKVGISGLIPATNPDVRVSGSIRGRQDPFALMTLKPDIKAKETETSPTSSLPQPKTIPSNSNKINSTPTIDSLENQPVGTIAQNVIVSGLVELGGTTKLIIQEPGEAFSRYVNVGQYIANNKILVKRILLDNRSTPEVVLVENGIEITKAIGEKSPAESSAQQETQAMNPGSENAFGGAVSWVSDYLSKKTE, encoded by the coding sequence ATGAATAAAATTTCCCTATTTGTGTTATTAGGAATTTTAGCTATTTCTCTAGAAAGCTGCTCTTTGTTTGGCTCAAAAAGTGGAGAAGATACAGCGTCAAATAATCCATCTAATTCAACTACTAACCCCCAAGCTAATCCTACTCAAGCAACTTCAACTGAATCAGCTAATTCAGCCGAATCTACGGAGAAAGTTGGTATTAGTGGATTAATTCCTGCTACTAATCCTGATGTACGTGTAAGTGGCAGTATTAGAGGTAGACAAGATCCTTTTGCTCTAATGACCCTTAAACCAGACATAAAAGCTAAAGAAACAGAAACAAGCCCCACTAGTTCATTACCACAACCAAAAACTATTCCATCTAATTCTAACAAGATTAACTCAACTCCTACGATTGATTCGTTAGAAAATCAACCCGTAGGAACTATCGCCCAAAATGTGATTGTTAGCGGTTTAGTTGAATTAGGAGGTACTACTAAACTGATTATTCAAGAACCAGGAGAAGCTTTTAGTCGTTATGTAAATGTTGGTCAATATATAGCCAATAACAAAATTTTGGTCAAGCGGATTTTATTAGATAATCGTTCGACTCCGGAGGTGGTTTTAGTAGAAAATGGCATTGAAATAACTAAGGCAATTGGAGAAAAATCTCCTGCTGAATCTTCTGCCCAACAGGAAACACAAGCAATGAATCCTGGCTCGGAAAATGCCTTTGGAGGTGCTGTTAGTTGGGTATCTGATTATTTATCTAAAAAAACTGAGTAA